A portion of the uncultured Bacteroides sp. genome contains these proteins:
- a CDS encoding beta-ketoacyl synthase chain length factor yields MQPVYINNVASIHPDSNDCNQPYLIASEPDYKTIITDATLRRRMSRIVKMGVACGLECIAQTAPEDIHAIITSTGLGCLADTEKFMNAIIDNKERMLNPTAFIQSTFNTIGAQIALIRQIHAYNVTYVHRGLSFESALLDGILKIGEGNSNVLVGATDEITPVAYTVQKRLGLLKETQAGEGAQFFLLSSEKNGETLGEIKGLETFVRPDSKEEIKDKILAFLERNNLTNHDIDWFISGKNGNRQQDAIYTHLENILFSEAEHSTFKDQCGEYHTASSYALWKVIKTFGERNSTAEYALIYNHYQTINHSLILIRRI; encoded by the coding sequence ATGCAACCTGTTTACATAAATAATGTTGCTTCTATACACCCTGATAGCAACGACTGCAACCAACCCTATCTGATTGCATCTGAACCTGATTATAAAACAATCATAACTGATGCTACACTAAGAAGGCGCATGAGCCGCATTGTAAAAATGGGGGTTGCCTGTGGTCTGGAGTGTATCGCACAAACTGCTCCCGAAGATATCCATGCAATTATCACCTCCACCGGCTTGGGTTGTCTGGCTGATACGGAGAAATTCATGAACGCCATCATTGATAATAAGGAACGAATGCTGAATCCCACAGCCTTCATTCAATCTACTTTCAATACCATCGGAGCACAAATAGCATTAATCCGTCAAATCCATGCCTATAATGTAACTTACGTACATAGAGGATTGAGCTTTGAAAGCGCATTGCTCGATGGCATACTAAAAATAGGCGAAGGTAACAGCAATGTATTAGTTGGTGCTACTGACGAAATAACTCCTGTGGCCTATACCGTACAGAAACGGTTAGGGCTATTAAAAGAGACTCAAGCCGGCGAAGGAGCTCAGTTCTTCCTACTCAGCAGTGAGAAGAACGGTGAGACACTTGGAGAGATAAAAGGATTGGAAACCTTTGTCCGTCCAGATTCTAAAGAAGAGATCAAAGATAAGATTCTTGCTTTTCTTGAGAGAAACAATCTCACGAACCATGACATTGACTGGTTCATTTCCGGAAAAAACGGCAATCGCCAGCAGGATGCTATCTATACACATCTCGAAAACATTCTTTTTTCCGAAGCAGAACACAGCACTTTCAAAGATCAGTGCGGAGAATATCACACAGCTTCCTCATATGCCCTATGGAAAGTAATCAAAACGTTCGGTGAGAGAAATAGCACTGCTGAATACGCTTTGATTTATAATCATTATCAGACAATCAATCATTCACTGATTTTAATTCGTAGGATATGA
- a CDS encoding hydroxymyristoyl-ACP dehydratase has product MKREVIVQHEGILRLIPQRSPIVMVDKFFGIEEADSYTGLTVTSDNLFCKDDELQESGIIEHIAQSAAVRIGYLYTQKKEVIPLGYIGSVDKLQIHRLPKTGEELFTKITVVQEVFDITLVAAQVTSDNQVIAECRMKIFLSTE; this is encoded by the coding sequence ATGAAAAGAGAAGTAATCGTTCAGCACGAAGGCATACTTCGGTTGATTCCCCAACGCTCTCCCATTGTAATGGTCGATAAGTTCTTTGGCATAGAGGAGGCTGATTCTTACACCGGACTGACTGTGACTTCAGATAATCTTTTTTGTAAAGACGATGAACTTCAAGAATCGGGAATCATAGAACATATTGCACAATCGGCTGCCGTACGAATAGGCTATCTATATACTCAAAAAAAAGAGGTCATCCCTTTGGGATATATTGGATCGGTAGATAAATTACAAATCCATAGATTGCCGAAGACAGGAGAAGAACTCTTTACTAAGATAACTGTCGTACAAGAAGTATTCGACATCACATTGGTCGCAGCACAAGTTACTTCAGATAACCAAGTCATAGCCGAATGTCGAATGAAGATATTTTTAAGTACAGAATAA
- a CDS encoding beta-ketoacyl synthase N-terminal-like domain-containing protein encodes MEHNLDIYISADAIISSLGFSTQENLDAIRNYRSGIALQKEGCIADHSILAATIDKERLGKYALQYKITEYTCLEQLFILSITQVLEQSGINLQEKDCGLILSTTKGNIDLLSRQTDTVDEKILLWNMAERISQHFHAANQAQVISNACISGVSALIVAKRLIESGVYKKVVVAGGDILSHFITSGFLSFKSVSEKSCRPYDAHRDGLNLGEACGAVLLTTEKTTNSVILSGGAISNDANHISGPSRTGDGLSMAIQHAMHEAGVEPGDISFTNTHGTATLYNDEMEAKAIHLAHLQDSPINSLKPYFGHTLGASGVIETIISLHELNGDLLFGTLGYEESGVSMPVLVNATHQALKMKNCVKTASGFGGCNAAIVLTLPEYQKVHPESSPINIRTSATLSIEKSQITLNGEMIFNSSHEDFASFIREAYKSLGENNMKFYKMDDLCKLGYVAAEHLLKGRCHKPEEMGVLLSNAGSSLHTDIRHQTIIDEAGDDNASPAVFVYTLPNVVLGEICIRHKIQGENTFFIDQYFQADKIEKYACIAMEKQKLKDCIIGWCELIGNQYKAEFKLIEKQ; translated from the coding sequence ATGGAACATAATCTAGACATATACATTTCCGCAGATGCCATTATCAGCTCTTTAGGATTTAGTACTCAGGAGAATCTGGACGCCATCCGAAACTACCGGAGTGGCATTGCACTGCAAAAAGAGGGTTGCATAGCGGATCATTCTATATTAGCTGCCACCATTGATAAGGAGAGACTAGGCAAATATGCCCTACAATACAAAATAACAGAATATACTTGCCTGGAGCAACTGTTCATTTTATCCATCACTCAGGTGTTGGAGCAATCAGGTATAAATCTGCAAGAGAAAGATTGCGGATTAATTCTCTCCACAACGAAAGGAAACATCGATCTTTTAAGTCGACAAACCGACACAGTAGACGAAAAGATCCTCCTTTGGAACATGGCAGAAAGAATTTCTCAACATTTTCATGCAGCCAACCAGGCGCAGGTTATCTCTAACGCCTGCATATCAGGAGTATCAGCGTTAATTGTAGCCAAACGATTGATAGAAAGCGGAGTATATAAGAAAGTCGTTGTGGCCGGAGGAGATATTCTTTCACATTTCATCACTAGTGGTTTTCTCTCGTTTAAGTCTGTCAGCGAAAAGAGCTGTAGACCTTACGACGCCCATCGCGATGGATTAAACTTGGGTGAGGCCTGTGGAGCAGTATTATTGACAACAGAAAAAACAACCAATAGTGTTATTCTGTCGGGTGGTGCTATCAGCAACGATGCCAACCATATTTCCGGTCCTTCACGAACCGGCGACGGATTGTCTATGGCCATTCAGCATGCAATGCACGAAGCCGGAGTCGAGCCCGGCGATATAAGCTTCACCAATACACATGGAACAGCAACTCTCTACAATGATGAAATGGAAGCAAAAGCGATTCATCTAGCCCACCTCCAAGACTCTCCTATTAATAGTTTGAAGCCTTACTTTGGCCATACATTAGGAGCATCGGGAGTTATTGAAACCATTATCAGTCTGCATGAACTAAACGGTGATCTGTTATTTGGAACTTTAGGATACGAAGAGTCGGGCGTCTCGATGCCTGTACTTGTAAATGCTACCCACCAAGCCTTAAAGATGAAAAACTGCGTGAAGACTGCTTCCGGCTTTGGAGGATGCAATGCAGCTATTGTGCTAACCCTTCCCGAATATCAGAAAGTTCATCCCGAATCATCTCCAATAAATATTCGCACTTCTGCCACTCTTTCTATTGAAAAAAGTCAGATAACTCTTAACGGAGAGATGATTTTCAACTCTTCTCATGAAGATTTCGCTTCATTTATAAGAGAAGCCTACAAAAGCTTAGGCGAAAACAATATGAAATTCTATAAAATGGACGATCTTTGCAAACTGGGATATGTCGCTGCCGAACATCTATTGAAGGGTAGATGTCACAAACCGGAAGAAATGGGCGTCTTATTATCTAATGCAGGCTCATCGCTTCATACGGATATCAGGCACCAAACTATTATAGACGAAGCCGGTGACGACAACGCCAGTCCGGCTGTATTTGTATATACACTACCCAATGTAGTATTGGGTGAAATTTGTATCCGACATAAAATACAAGGAGAAAACACCTTCTTTATAGATCAGTATTTTCAAGCTGATAAAATAGAGAAATATGCATGTATAGCCATGGAGAAGCAGAAGCTAAAAGACTGTATCATAGGATGGTGCGAACTAATAGGCAATCAATACAAAGCAGAATTTAAATTAATAGAAAAACAATAA
- a CDS encoding phosphopantetheine-binding protein, which produces MEELIEKLKKELIEELNLEEITPEEIDSEAPLFGNEGLGLDSIDALEIILILERSYGIKIENVSEGKQIFYSVRTIADYITASQKK; this is translated from the coding sequence ATGGAAGAATTAATAGAAAAACTCAAGAAAGAATTAATAGAAGAACTGAATCTCGAAGAAATCACCCCGGAAGAGATTGACAGTGAAGCGCCACTCTTTGGAAATGAAGGGCTCGGGCTAGATTCTATTGATGCGTTGGAAATCATTCTGATATTAGAAAGAAGCTACGGAATAAAAATAGAGAATGTGAGTGAAGGTAAACAGATATTCTATTCGGTACGCACAATAGCGGATTATATTACAGCTTCACAGAAAAAATGA
- a CDS encoding hydroxymyristoyl-ACP dehydratase — translation MLLEGFYKIKHIATDDHIIWCVSAELNPNHKLYQGHFPQHPIVPGVCILQLIKECTETIQNTTLLYTQITSCKFLSTIDPTKNQSLEFTLTIKSTENGQTYLLAEGKAANNCFIKLKALAINK, via the coding sequence ATGCTTCTTGAAGGTTTTTATAAAATTAAGCATATAGCTACTGACGACCATATAATTTGGTGTGTCTCGGCAGAGCTGAATCCTAACCACAAACTCTATCAGGGGCATTTCCCCCAGCACCCCATTGTGCCGGGAGTCTGTATCTTGCAATTAATAAAAGAATGTACGGAGACAATACAAAACACCACTCTGTTGTATACGCAAATAACATCCTGCAAATTCCTTTCGACTATCGATCCGACCAAAAATCAAAGTCTGGAATTTACTCTGACAATCAAAAGCACTGAAAATGGACAAACATATTTGCTGGCAGAAGGAAAAGCGGCGAACAACTGTTTTATTAAACTAAAGGCCTTAGCGATAAATAAATAA
- a CDS encoding outer membrane lipoprotein carrier protein LolA — protein sequence MKRLFTQLLLTFVAVSSLQAQQMRKINQMQEFDKRLSQETQTLQSIESDFSQTKYLDVLDEKVKSQGKFYYKKSNKIRMEYTSPINYLIVINGSKLKIVSDGKKNIMNVNSNKMMNEVQNMLTACTVGDLSKMSANYRLEYFEDAKSYLVKIKPISKTLQAYITSIQIYLDKKDMSVYKMILSETATNYTEYEFYNKKFNSLKNEAIFAIH from the coding sequence ATGAAAAGATTATTTACGCAATTATTGCTAACTTTTGTCGCTGTAAGCTCTTTGCAAGCTCAGCAGATGAGAAAGATAAATCAAATGCAAGAATTTGATAAGCGCTTATCCCAAGAGACGCAGACATTGCAATCAATTGAGAGTGATTTCTCTCAAACCAAATATTTAGACGTGCTTGATGAAAAGGTAAAATCCCAAGGAAAATTTTATTATAAAAAGAGCAATAAAATCCGCATGGAATATACCAGCCCTATAAATTATCTGATTGTCATTAACGGAAGCAAATTGAAAATTGTATCAGATGGGAAGAAGAACATCATGAACGTGAATTCCAATAAGATGATGAACGAAGTACAAAATATGCTCACTGCCTGTACTGTAGGCGACCTATCCAAAATGTCGGCCAATTATCGATTAGAATATTTTGAAGACGCAAAGTCTTATTTGGTTAAGATAAAGCCAATCAGCAAAACCCTACAAGCATACATCACAAGTATACAGATTTACCTCGACAAAAAGGACATGTCTGTTTACAAGATGATTTTATCAGAAACAGCAACAAATTATACTGAATACGAGTTCTATAATAAGAAATTTAATTCATTGAAGAATGAAGCAATATTTGCAATTCATTAG
- a CDS encoding beta-ketoacyl-[acyl-carrier-protein] synthase family protein, giving the protein MKVYVTGLGVVSGIGLGIEENMASMKMQKHGMDKITLFSTELDVPVSEVKQNNSELKERLSLPAKKCYSRTALLGMLAAKEALLDAQIDPASSRIGFISSTSVGGMDLSEHFYSQFKDNNHRGRLREIISHDCGDSTEQIAEYLGLKGFVTTISTACSSAANAIMLGARLIKSGYLDIVIAGGTDALCKFTLNGFNSLMILDKVHCRPFDDSRAGLNLGEGAGYLVLQSEKDCHKKPYCELSGYANANEAYHQTGSSPEGDGPFLSMSQALVSSQLLPKDIDYINVHGTGTPSNDFSESKAIKRIFGNQIPPFSSVKAFIGHALGASEGIEAVYSALSVSRGIIYPNLNFQKPIEGIGLSPETIFKEGLPIKHVLSNSFGFGGNNSSLLFSTTQKI; this is encoded by the coding sequence ATGAAAGTATACGTTACTGGGTTAGGAGTTGTTTCGGGCATTGGGTTAGGCATTGAAGAGAATATGGCTTCAATGAAAATGCAGAAACATGGCATGGACAAGATTACCCTCTTCTCCACCGAACTTGATGTGCCTGTTTCAGAAGTGAAACAGAACAATTCAGAACTCAAAGAACGACTCTCTCTTCCCGCAAAAAAGTGTTATTCTCGCACAGCATTATTGGGAATGTTGGCTGCTAAAGAAGCTCTTCTTGATGCACAAATTGATCCTGCATCTTCCCGTATCGGCTTCATCTCATCCACATCAGTCGGGGGAATGGATCTAAGCGAACATTTTTATTCTCAATTTAAGGATAATAATCATCGAGGCAGATTGAGAGAGATCATCTCTCATGATTGCGGAGATAGCACCGAGCAAATAGCCGAATATTTAGGTCTTAAAGGCTTTGTTACAACAATCAGTACGGCTTGCTCTTCAGCAGCCAATGCCATTATGCTAGGAGCCCGTTTAATAAAAAGCGGATACCTTGATATTGTCATTGCAGGAGGAACGGATGCTTTATGCAAGTTCACCCTCAACGGCTTCAATTCTCTGATGATTCTTGATAAGGTTCATTGTCGTCCGTTTGATGACTCACGTGCAGGACTTAATTTGGGAGAAGGAGCCGGATACTTGGTTCTGCAATCAGAAAAAGACTGCCATAAGAAACCGTACTGCGAGCTAAGTGGATACGCCAACGCTAACGAAGCCTATCACCAGACGGGTAGCTCTCCCGAAGGAGACGGACCCTTTTTATCCATGAGCCAAGCACTCGTTTCTAGTCAGCTTCTTCCAAAAGACATTGACTATATCAATGTACATGGCACCGGTACCCCAAGCAATGATTTCTCGGAGAGTAAGGCTATAAAGCGCATTTTTGGAAATCAAATCCCTCCATTCAGCTCTGTGAAAGCTTTTATAGGTCACGCACTTGGAGCTTCCGAGGGCATTGAAGCGGTATACTCTGCCCTTTCTGTATCCAGAGGCATCATCTATCCCAATCTGAATTTTCAAAAACCAATCGAAGGAATCGGGCTTTCGCCCGAGACAATATTCAAAGAAGGATTGCCTATAAAGCATGTACTATCAAATTCCTTTGGATTTGGTGGCAATAACTCCTCTTTATTGTTTTCAACGACTCAAAAGATATGA
- a CDS encoding acyl-CoA thioesterase has translation MKRKSDRHQAALTDRTTIKVRFSEIDSMLIVWHGEYVRYFEDGRESFGKHYALDYMSIYEQGYMVPIVDLTCQFKQPLSFGEEVVIETRYIACDAAKIKFEYTLYRASDESVVATGSTIQVFLNLKKELELVNPSFYLAWKKRWNII, from the coding sequence ATGAAGCGTAAATCAGACCGACACCAAGCAGCACTGACAGATCGTACCACAATAAAAGTTCGTTTCAGTGAAATAGATTCCATGCTAATTGTATGGCATGGCGAATACGTCCGCTATTTTGAAGACGGCAGAGAATCTTTTGGAAAACATTATGCGCTTGACTATATGAGCATCTACGAGCAAGGTTATATGGTACCAATAGTCGACTTAACATGCCAGTTTAAACAACCTTTATCCTTTGGAGAGGAAGTTGTTATAGAAACACGCTATATTGCATGCGATGCTGCCAAGATTAAGTTCGAATACACTTTATACCGGGCCAGCGATGAGAGCGTAGTGGCAACAGGTAGTACCATTCAGGTTTTTCTAAATTTAAAGAAAGAACTGGAATTAGTGAACCCGTCATTTTATTTGGCATGGAAAAAGAGATGGAACATAATCTAG
- a CDS encoding polysaccharide deacetylase family protein: MMITGVILFAILFLIYASYNINSNVYMRVFCKKHTRKKVVAITFDDGPAGLETARVLAVLKEYNLAACFFCIGNKIKGNEALLQQMVSEGHLLGNHSYTHSTLFPLYSLHKMKEDLLDCQREIERASSQKTNLFRPPFGVTNPTIAKAVKQLGHIPIGWNIRTLDTLQHSPEKIVRHVQRKLRPGSVILLHDRMPQSNLLLKQIIELIIKEGYSIVRLDSLI, from the coding sequence ATGATGATTACAGGCGTTATTCTTTTTGCAATACTATTCCTCATTTATGCCTCTTACAACATTAACTCGAATGTCTATATGAGAGTTTTCTGTAAAAAGCATACAAGGAAGAAAGTAGTGGCTATAACATTTGATGACGGGCCTGCCGGTTTGGAAACAGCTCGTGTTTTAGCCGTACTCAAGGAATACAATTTAGCAGCCTGTTTTTTCTGTATCGGAAACAAAATAAAGGGCAATGAAGCGTTACTACAGCAGATGGTTAGCGAAGGACACTTATTGGGCAACCATTCATACACTCATTCTACCCTATTCCCTCTTTACAGCCTACATAAAATGAAAGAAGATCTTTTGGACTGCCAACGGGAGATTGAAAGAGCAAGCTCACAGAAGACGAACTTGTTTCGTCCTCCATTTGGGGTAACCAACCCAACGATTGCAAAAGCAGTCAAACAATTGGGGCATATCCCAATCGGTTGGAATATTCGCACACTAGACACTCTGCAACATTCACCGGAGAAAATAGTGAGGCACGTTCAAAGAAAGTTACGCCCTGGCTCTGTTATACTGTTGCATGACAGAATGCCTCAAAGCAACCTATTATTAAAACAAATAATCGAGCTGATTATTAAAGAGGGATATTCCATCGTTCGCTTAGACAGCTTGATATAA